AACATCCTACTcataaacaacaagacTCATTATCATCGAGTAACAATAACTTGCAaccaacaaccaaatcatcaagattGGGCAACGAGAGTCCAATACCTACATCTAGTGGTGACTCAACAAGTGTTGAACCTTATTGGCTTGACATTTTGGATCcaactgaagaagaaatgaAGGTTATATCAAGAACTTTTGGTATTCATCCGTTAACAACTGAGGATATTTTCCTTGGAGAAGCTAGAGAAAAGGTTGAGCTATTCAAGAACTACTACTTTATTTGTTTCACCTCATTTGATGTGGTTTATGAACGCCGTAAACAGAAGGCCAAGGAACAGGAAAAAAGGTATAATAAATTGCAAGAAATGTATGAAAATGGCTCTGATGCTTCAAGTTTATATGGGCAACACCAAAAGAATGGATTAGCCTCAAGAATGTCACGTTTATTTGGTTCCTTTTtaaggaaaaagaaaaaaccACCTTCGATTCATGAGAAACCGATTTCTACATCAGTTAGATCTCGTGGGAAGAAGGTCAGAGAAGGTGAATTGCTGCCATTGAATATGTACATTATTGTGTTCAAACATGCAGTTATAACCTTCCACTTTTCAGCGACCCCCCATCCTATCAATGTGAGAAGAAGAGCAAGAATGTTGAAGGACTACTTGACTGTGTCTTCTGACTGGATTTGTTatgcattgattgatgatataaCTGACTCATTTGCTCCCATGATTGAAACCATTGAAACTGAAgtgaattcaattgaagatgcCATATTGCGTATGCATTCCGGCGAGCATGAAGATTCTGACGATTCTGATTCTGAAGATGAAGGTTCAACATATAATCATCATCGTAGTCATAGCCATCGTCATCATAAATTACCACAAGAACCACATGAAAACGTTTTCGTATGGCGAAAGAGATCCAAATCAACAGTCGATGCCAACAATACTGGATTTTTACGGTcaaccaacaccaaaacaaaatcaaaatcaagttcatcctcatcatccACATCCGATACAGGATCATCACGTATCCTAGGCTGGAGACGTAAAGGTGATATGTTGCGTCGCATTGGAGAGTGTCGTAAGCGTGTCATGTCAGTGCTTCGTCTTCTCAGTTCTAAAGCTGATGTCATCAAGGGATTTAGTAAACGATTCAATGATCTcgacaacaacaccatAGATCGTCATCAGCTGGAAATCGCCATGTATTTGGGCGATATCCAGGACCATATAATCACTATGATTGGTGCATTAAACCATTATGAAAAATTACTTGCTCGTTTCCATTCCAATTATCTTGCGCAAATAAACATCGATATGACTAAAGTCAATAATGATACTAATGATATTTTGGGTAAAGTGACAATATTGGGTACGATTGTTCTTCCGATAAATGTGGTTACCGGTCTTTGGGGGATGAATTGTCTTGTTCCAGGGCAGGATTATGATGGGTTGGCTTGGTTTTGGTGTATCATTGGATGTATGGTGTTGTTTAGTGTTGTTGCATACAATTATGCAAAAAGAGTTACTGGGTTATAGAGTGAAGATACAAAGGAATAGGGAGTTAGAAAATTGTTATATACATGTATTAAGAatatgattcaattgactaGAGGGGATAAGTGTAGAGAAAGggtgttgaaagatttgtACAACTGTTGATTTTGCGCTTTGATGGGTTATTGATAATCCAAAGAATTTACTTTTCACCAACCATTCACAAAAGGTATATACGAAATGGTGCCTCGTCTAGGACAGCTTTTTGTTCACTTTAAAAGCCTGTCTTGGAANNNNNNNNNNNNNNNNNNNNNNNNNNNNNNNNNNNNNNNNNNNNNNNNNNNNNNNNNNNNNNNNNNNNNNNNNNNNNNNNNNNNNNNNNNNNNNNNNNNNNNNNNNNNNNNNNNNNNNNNNNNNNNNNNNNNNNNNNNNNNNNNNNNNNNNNNNNNNNNNNNNNNNNNNNNNNNNNNNNNNNNNNNNNNNNNNNNNNNNNNNNNNNNNNNNNNNNNNNNNNNNNNNNNNNNNNNNNNNNNNNNNNNNNNNNNNNNNNNNNNNNNNNNNNNNNNNNNNNNNNNNNNNNNNNNNNNNNNNNNNNNNNNNNNNNNNNNNNNNNNNNNNNNNNNNNNNNNNNNNNNNNNNNNNNNNNNNNNNNNNNNNNNNNNNNNNNNNNNNNNNNNNNNNNNNNNNNNNNNNNNNNNNNNNNNNNNNNNNNNNNNNNNNNNNNNNNNNNNNNNNNNNNNNNNNNNNNNNNNNNNNNNNNNNNNNNNNNNNNNNNNNNNNNNNNNNNNNNNNNNNNNNNNNNNNNNNNNNNNNNNNNNNNNNNNNNNNNNNNNNNNNNNNNNNNNNNNNNNNNNNNNNNNNNNNNNNNNNNNNNNNNNNNNNNNNNNNNNNNNNNNNNNNNNNNNNNNNNNNNNNNNNNNNNNNNNNNNNNNNNNNNNNNNNNNNNNNNNNNNNNNNNNNNNNNNNNNNNNNNNNNNNNNNNNNNNNNNNNNNNNNNNNNNNNNNNNNNNNNNNNNNNNNNNNNNNNNNNNNNNNNNNNNNNNNNNNNNNNNNNNNNNNNNNNNNNNNNNNNNNNNNNNNNNNNNNNNNNNNNNNNNNNNNNNNNNNNNNNNNNNNNNNNNNNNNNNNNNNNNNNNNNNNNNNNNNNNNNNNNNNNNNNNNNNNNNNNNNNNNNNNNNNNNNNNNNNNNNNNNNNNNNNNNNNNNNNNNNNNNNNNNNNNNNNNNNNNNNNNNNNNNNNNNNNNNNNNNNNNNNNNNNNNNNNNNNNNNNNNNNNNNNNNNNNNNNNNNNNNNCAAGACTTAATGGCActatcaaattgttcaaaaagtATAAGAACCCTCCTTCACGATTAAATGAATATTAGTTAACAAAAACTACCAAAATAACACTGCTATGTGTATGAGAGCATTAGACCATATACTCCTGACACTCATTCCAAATAGATTCAATTGTCTAATGTAAAATTTGTCAGGGCTTAGCCTTTGGGGATTTGccaaaatttcatatttgtaacagaacaaaacaacaaaacaatgaaCACAACGGCaataaagacaaaaaaaatgaaGATTCAAAACAGCAAAGCAAATAGAGCACCAAACAACACTTGTATCAATTAAAGATTCTAAGCAAGGAATCAACATCTATAACTACCAACAAATCTCCAATTGATATAtccaattgaacaaaacaTACTGTTTATTTTCCTAATCCAAGTTTCAACTGAACTAATTTACCCACAATGAGTCTTCAAATGCTTTTGGTATTCAGTACCATGATCTTTCAAATGATCACCTTACTCCTTTTTGTACTCCCACTTCCACTCATGGTCCGATCCCAAATCGTATCAATATACATCAAGATCACAACGGCACAAAATTTCCGAATTTTCCTTGGATTCAGCATCACATTGATGTCATTACAATTTTATGATTGTTTACAACGATTGGAAAAATATCACAAGgttaaagaaaatgatgtATTACAAGGGTTTGTCAATTATGATAAATTGGCAAGTAAGTTTTATAGTCAACGAAACTTGTATTTATCGGGAGCTATCttgtatttgttgatggGTATTTATACTGTTGCTTCAATTGTTAAGaagttggtgttgaaggagaaattgTATAGACAATTGATTGCTGAAAGGGATGAATCGAGAACTGGTGGTGGGGAGAAGAGTGATGGTGAGGAAGTTGTTAAAGTGaaacatttgattgaattgaagcAAAAGGATATTGATGCGTTaaagaagcaattgaatGGCTTACAAACTGCCTATGATGGTTTGAATAAAGGCGAGGAAAGATCTAAAGATGATTGAATAGATTAGCTATG
The Candida orthopsilosis Co 90-125, chromosome 5 draft sequence genome window above contains:
- a CDS encoding membrane-localized protein — its product is MSLQMLLVFSTMIFQMITLLLFVLPLPLMVRSQIVSIYIKITTAQNFRIFLGFSITLMSLQFYDCLQRLEKYHKVKENDVLQGFVNYDKLASKFYSQRNLYLSGAILYLLMGIYTVASIVKKLVLKEKLYRQLIAERDESRTGGGEKSDGEEVVKVKHLIELKQKDIDALKKQLNGLQTAYDGLNKGEERSKDD
- a CDS encoding Mnr2 ion transporter — protein: MDTPDRSVMEGSKTPTIRTEQRLNDHTALKNHKSSVNYTVEDSNKNKSTSSLERLINSGSYIDHRVHNDLAHLHSSPARSRRRSSNGNVFKRNSTTGKRSGNDSGNGNDDNTNSSKFTPRGPTHYATAPTLPLTNRNLQSLLRSSSSGGAIDEEQEAQSPTAIALDMDQFAHEQRQLARSQSWHNPFGKTEADLSPGSPGHYANIDYNVNGDDEFSVNSMEFGESNPSSDHSSDSTSLDDVCYYDYDREDEKRDEWPNLEVMEEYVVEELEEMEREKDNEREIDQVVQSVNFGKDVIHDGKNAKQANKYSPPRPPISALPEEALDEAAVDENTPLVDNYKVNEIESLDSLHDSFRIRPTPTQPWEKSKDQIPTILNKRQPSSQTQRTLRGQKKGELCRFTYFREDLPETIHAPSICGLLSDDPEISIHDRLVELFRPWEKVPTSESTSTQHPTHKQQDSLSSSNNNLQPTTKSSRLGNESPIPTSSGDSTSVEPYWLDILDPTEEEMKVISRTFGIHPLTTEDIFLGEAREKVELFKNYYFICFTSFDVVYERRKQKAKEQEKRYNKLQEMYENGSDASSLYGQHQKNGLASRMSRLFGSFLRKKKKPPSIHEKPISTSVRSRGKKVREGELSPLNMYIIVFKHAVITFHFSATPHPINVRRRARMLKDYLTVSSDWICYALIDDITDSFAPMIETIETEVNSIEDAILRMHSGEHEDSDDSDSEDEGSTYNHHRSHSHRHHKLPQEPHENVFVWRKRSKSTVDANNTGFLRSTNTKTKSKSSSSSSSTSDTGSSRILGWRRKGDMLRRIGECRKRVMSVLRLLSSKADVIKGFSKRFNDLDNNTIDRHQSEIAMYLGDIQDHIITMIGALNHYEKLLARFHSNYLAQINIDMTKVNNDTNDILGKVTILGTIVLPINVVTGLWGMNCLVPGQDYDGLAWFWCIIGCMVLFSVVAYNYAKRVTGL